A window from Mycobacterium botniense encodes these proteins:
- a CDS encoding TetR/AcrR family transcriptional regulator translates to MTAAVTPKGERRRYALVSAAAELLCEGGLTAVRHRAVARRAGLPLASTTYYFSSLDDLIAGAVEHIGMLEVAQLRARVASLSRRRRGPETTAEVLVDLLVGDRSGSHLTEQLLSRYERYIACARLPALREIQRRNLRQRAAAAAEAIERSGRFAQIELVSALVCAVDGAVVSALVDDWRDPRAAAQATLVDIIDVLAPVDQGTARV, encoded by the coding sequence CTGGTGAGTGCTGCCGCTGAGCTGCTGTGCGAGGGCGGGTTGACGGCGGTGCGTCACCGGGCAGTTGCTCGCCGGGCGGGTCTGCCGCTCGCATCGACCACCTACTATTTCTCCTCGCTCGATGACCTCATCGCAGGGGCGGTCGAGCATATCGGGATGTTGGAGGTCGCCCAGCTGCGGGCCCGGGTCGCAAGCCTGTCGCGGCGCCGCCGCGGGCCCGAGACAACTGCTGAAGTGCTCGTCGACCTGCTCGTCGGCGACAGATCCGGGTCACACCTCACCGAGCAGTTGCTCTCGCGTTACGAGCGTTATATTGCCTGCGCGCGACTGCCTGCGCTACGCGAGATTCAACGGCGAAATCTGCGTCAGCGTGCCGCAGCTGCCGCCGAGGCGATTGAGCGGTCCGGGCGGTTCGCCCAGATCGAACTGGTCTCCGCATTGGTCTGCGCAGTCGACGGTGCGGTGGTTTCTGCGCTGGTCGACGATTGGCGGGATCCGCGTGCCGCCGCGCAGGCGACCCTGGTGGACATCATCGACGTGCTGGCACCCGTCGACCAGGGAACGGCGCGTGTGTGA
- a CDS encoding DUF429 domain-containing protein, which translates to MYFVGVDLAWGERNPSGIAVLDARGRLKRVGSARDDAAVVAAIGPYVQGDCLVAIDAPLVVTNRSGPRPAEIALNRDFRRFEAGAHPTNTARPEFAAGPRGGRLAAALDLDIDPRSSARRRAIEVYPHPAAVALFRLEHTLKYKAKTGRSFEQLKSELLRLMDEIERLATAAVPLRVTEDWDVLRRQAETARRKSDLRRVEDPVDAVLCAYVALYAQRRPASVSTYGDLASGYIVTPALPPDLVAPAKLPRRVTHAPFPGRRVPARR; encoded by the coding sequence ATGTACTTCGTCGGCGTGGATCTCGCCTGGGGCGAGCGCAATCCGAGCGGTATCGCAGTACTCGACGCTCGAGGACGCCTGAAGCGCGTCGGCAGCGCACGCGACGATGCGGCGGTGGTGGCGGCCATAGGGCCCTATGTACAAGGTGATTGTCTGGTAGCCATCGATGCGCCGCTGGTGGTGACCAACCGGTCCGGCCCGCGACCGGCTGAGATCGCGCTAAATCGCGACTTCCGGAGGTTTGAGGCCGGTGCGCATCCCACCAACACGGCACGGCCCGAGTTTGCAGCAGGTCCCCGCGGCGGCCGGCTGGCCGCTGCGCTCGATCTCGACATAGATCCGCGATCATCAGCCCGGCGCCGCGCGATCGAGGTTTACCCGCACCCAGCGGCCGTCGCGCTGTTTCGCCTGGAACACACGCTGAAGTACAAGGCCAAGACGGGCCGCAGCTTCGAACAGCTCAAGTCCGAGCTGCTGCGGCTGATGGACGAGATCGAGAGGCTCGCGACGGCAGCCGTGCCGCTGCGGGTGACCGAGGACTGGGACGTCTTGCGCCGACAGGCCGAAACCGCCCGGCGCAAAAGCGATCTGCGCCGCGTGGAGGATCCGGTCGATGCTGTGCTCTGCGCATATGTGGCCTTGTACGCGCAGCGCCGCCCGGCCAGCGTCAGCACCTACGGGGACCTCGCCAGCGGCTACATCGTGACACCCGCGCTTCCACCGGATTTGGTGGCTCCCGCGAAGCTACCCCGGCGAGTCACACACGCGCCGTTCCCTGGTCGACGGGTGCCAGCACGTCGATGA